One genomic region from Ignavibacteria bacterium encodes:
- a CDS encoding phosphoglycerate kinase — protein MNKLSIDKLELKGKRVLVRVDFNVPLDENLNVSDDTRIRASLPTIKKIIDDGGKAILMSHLGRPKGKQNPKYSLKPAASRLSEILSKEVMLTPDCIGSEAEKIVNEMKEGDVVLLENLRFHAEEEANDDNFAKQLASLGDVYVNDAFGSAHRAHASTEGVTKYFKQNASGYLMQKEIEFLSKAVGNPGRPYTAILGGAKISGKIDVIKNLMGKVDNLIIGGGMAFTFFKAQGLEIGKSLLEEDRIQMAKEILDETKSKNLKLFLPVDTVIADAFDNNAKTEIVDINSIKSDWQGLDIGPKTIELFSDVIRNSKTIVWNGPMGVFEMNNFAVGTNEIARVLAEATSKGVTTIVGGGDSAAAISKAGLEDKVSHVSTGGGASLEFLEGKILPGVVALTEK, from the coding sequence ATGAACAAGCTTTCAATCGATAAATTAGAATTAAAAGGTAAAAGAGTTTTAGTTAGAGTTGACTTTAATGTACCGCTTGATGAAAACCTGAACGTGTCGGACGATACAAGAATTCGAGCTTCACTTCCAACGATTAAAAAAATCATTGACGATGGAGGAAAAGCAATTTTAATGAGCCACCTTGGAAGACCAAAAGGTAAACAAAATCCGAAATACAGTTTGAAACCTGCAGCGAGTAGATTATCTGAAATTCTCAGTAAAGAAGTCATGCTGACTCCCGATTGTATCGGAAGTGAAGCGGAAAAAATTGTTAATGAAATGAAAGAAGGCGATGTTGTTCTTCTTGAGAATTTACGCTTCCACGCTGAAGAAGAAGCAAACGATGATAACTTTGCCAAACAATTAGCATCACTTGGTGATGTTTATGTTAACGATGCCTTCGGCAGTGCACATAGAGCACATGCATCTACAGAAGGAGTGACAAAATATTTCAAGCAAAATGCCTCGGGGTATTTAATGCAAAAAGAAATTGAGTTTCTTTCCAAAGCCGTCGGTAATCCCGGAAGACCATACACGGCAATTCTTGGCGGCGCAAAAATCTCTGGAAAGATTGACGTTATTAAAAACTTAATGGGGAAAGTCGATAACTTGATTATCGGCGGTGGAATGGCATTCACATTCTTTAAAGCTCAAGGACTCGAAATCGGGAAATCTTTGCTTGAAGAAGACAGAATTCAAATGGCAAAGGAAATTCTAGATGAAACAAAATCAAAAAATCTAAAGTTGTTTTTACCAGTTGATACAGTGATTGCCGATGCTTTCGACAACAATGCCAAAACTGAGATAGTCGATATCAATTCAATTAAATCAGATTGGCAGGGACTTGATATCGGACCAAAAACAATTGAACTTTTTTCAGACGTCATTAGAAATTCAAAGACTATAGTTTGGAACGGACCGATGGGAGTTTTTGAAATGAACAATTTTGCTGTGGGAACGAATGAAATTGCAAGAGTTCTCGCAGAAGCCACATCAAAAGGTGTGACAACGATTGTTGGCGGCGGCGATTCAGCAGCGGCAATTTCAAAAGCCGGATTGGAAGATAAGGTTTCGCATGTCTCGACCGGCGGCGGGGCATCGTTGGAATTTCTTGAAGGAAAAATTCTTCCAGGCGTTGTCGCCCTTACAGAAAAGTAA